The Thiorhodovibrio frisius genome segment ACCGTGAATGTAAATGAAACGACGCAGCGTATCGCAGTCGCCACCGCGATTGCGACCGGGCTCCTGCCCGCTAAGCCATAGAATACGGGTGAGAATCCAGTCCCGGTTCGGATAACTCGCCGCCAGCTCGGGGCTGTAGATTTCTCCGGTCGGCCGCCGGGCGCGAAACACGGTGCCGGGTGGGCAACCATCGCCAATTTTTAACCGCACTCGGTGCAGGCCGAGCGGCGTGCAGCCGCTGCCGTTGCGCTCGCCGGGTCCGTTCACGGCGGTTGAGATGGGGTAAAAATGGCGCAACCCGTCGCGACCAAGCAAGGCGAGCCGCTGCTCGGCAAGCGAGATCCACAGCGCCACGGCTAGCTCAGGTTGGCCCCCCTGCACTCCCTGCCCAGCTTGCTGCTTGAGCCCCTGCCCTGGTCCGCGCTTTGGCGAAATCTGCTCACCCATGGCCGGCTCAGGCATCGAGACACTTGCCCAGCACCTCGAACAAATCAGGCGAGATGCCATCGCGCGCACGCAGCCCTTCCAGCTCGGCGCGCATCAGCGCCTGACGGCTGGCATCATGGCGGCGCCACTGGGTGAGCGGATGCAAAAGCCGCGAGGCCAGTTGCGGGTTGAGCGGATCGAGGCGCGCGACTTGTTCGGCCAACAACCGATAACCGCCGCCGTCGGCAGCGTGGAAGCAGACCGGATTGCCAGCGGCGAAGGCGCCAATCAGACTGCGCACCCGGTTGGGGTTGCCGATGGAAAAATTCGCGTGCCTGAGCAGTTGCTTGACGCGGCCCAAGGTGCCCGGCGCGCTGGCCTGAGCCTGAATCGCAAACCATTTGTCCAGCACCAGCGCGTCCTGCGACCAGCGTTGATAGAAATCGGTCAGCGCTTGCTCGGCCAGTTCGGCTTGATCGGTGTCGCGCAGGCGGATGAGCCCACGCAGTCCGGCGATGCGGTCAGTCATGGTGGCGGCGGTCGCATACTGGCGTTGGCATAGGGCAAGAACCGCATCATCGGGCGCGCGCATCAAGTAGCCCAGACACAGGTTCTTGAGCGCGCGCCGGCCCATGGCAGCAGGGGAAAGATCCGGCTCGCGATCGGTCGAAGCTGCGGCCTGATCCGTCACCGGCTCGAATCGATGCAGCGCATGATAGCGCTCGAGCAGATCGGCGCGCAGGGCAGTGGCGACCTGCACCATCAGCGCCTCGCGCGCGCGGTGGATGCCATCGACATCCACCGCTTGCATTTGATCCCCCAGATAGGACTCTGAAGGCAGTGCCAGCACCTCGGCGAGCAGCGCCGGATCGGCCTCTTGGTCACCCAGCGCGGCGGCAAAGGCGTCGATGAAGGCTTGCGGGGGCGGCGTGTCGGGTGTCACGACCATGGCCAGCAGCACCCGCTCGGCCAGTTGCTGGGCGGCATTCCAGCGCGCCACGCCGTCTGGGTCCGCAGCCATCAGGCGAGTCA includes the following:
- a CDS encoding L,D-transpeptidase, translated to MGEQISPKRGPGQGLKQQAGQGVQGGQPELAVALWISLAEQRLALLGRDGLRHFYPISTAVNGPGERNGSGCTPLGLHRVRLKIGDGCPPGTVFRARRPTGEIYSPELAASYPNRDWILTRILWLSGQEPGRNRGGDCDTLRRFIYIHGCADAEPMGVPRSHGCIRMRDPDLLELFARTPMGTPVRIEPGPFPLDLGWGGCL